Within the Flavobacterium sp. CG_23.5 genome, the region AGCAATTAAATACACAAAACCTTCTTGGTTTTTTGGAGTAGCTGGTGGTGCTAATTTTAATTTCTATCGCGGTTCCACTCAACAAATGAATGCTGATTTTAAATCGCCAGTTGCGTTTCACGATGGTTTTGGTACTGGACTTTATATTGCACCTCTTTTAGAATTTCACCGTCCTGAATCAAGATGGGGTTTTATGTTGCAAGCAGGATATGATAGCCGTAAAGGCAAGTTTGACCAAGTTGTTACTCCATGTGACTGCCCAGCAGATTTATCAACTAAACTGAGCTACGTTACCGTAGAGCCTAGTTTGCGTTTTGCGCCATTCAAAAATAATTTTTATTTATATGGAGGTCCGCGTTTGGCTTTCAACATGGATAAATCATTTACTTATCAGTTAGGTGTTAATCCAGCTATCCCTACTCAAGCAGCAAGTCCTGCAGTAAAAGGCGATTTTGATAATATTGACAAAACTCTTATTTCAATGCAAATTGGAGCAGGATATGATATTCCACTTTCATCAGATAACAACAAGACTCAATTTGTATTGTCTCCTTTTGTTTCTTTCCAACCTTATTTTGGTCAAAATCCACGTTCAACTGAAACATGGAATATAACTACTGTGAGAGCAGGTGTTGCACTTAAATTTGGACAAGGAACAAATATTCAAGAATCTACAGATTTAGTAAAGGATCGTGAAGTTCAATTTTCTGTTGATTCTCCAAAAAATGTTGCAGGAGAACAAAGAATGAGTGAAATATTGCCACTTAGAAACTACGTGTTTTTTAATATCGGATCAACTGAAATACCAAGTCGTTACGTTTTATTAAATAAAAATCAGGTTAAAGATTTTAAAGAAGACCAATTGGAAGTTTTTGCACCAAAAAATCTATCAGATCGCTCAAAGCGTCAGATGGTTGTTTATTATAATGTATTAAATATACTTGGTGATCGTATGCAAAAAAATCCTTCAGCAACTATAACTTTAGTTGGTTCATCTGAAAAAGGTACTGAAGATGGTCTAGCGATGTCAGAATCAATCAAAACCTATTTGGTAAATGTATTTGAAATAAACCCATCTAGAATAAGCACTAAAGGTCAAAGCAAACCAGCTGTTCCATCAGAACAGCCAGGCGCAACATTAGAACTTGAACTACTTCGTGAAGGAGATCGCAGAGTTACCATTGAAAGTAATTCTTCAAATTTATTGATGGAATTTCAAAGTGGTCCTGATGCACAATTGAAACCAGTAGTAATTATGCCTCTTCAAGAAGCGCCAGTTGAAAGT harbors:
- a CDS encoding OmpA family protein, with protein sequence MKAKNNSNVGLCLAYSPNKLTIKSVAIIALSWLSFQTAVQAQEAQAIKYTKPSWFFGVAGGANFNFYRGSTQQMNADFKSPVAFHDGFGTGLYIAPLLEFHRPESRWGFMLQAGYDSRKGKFDQVVTPCDCPADLSTKLSYVTVEPSLRFAPFKNNFYLYGGPRLAFNMDKSFTYQLGVNPAIPTQAASPAVKGDFDNIDKTLISMQIGAGYDIPLSSDNNKTQFVLSPFVSFQPYFGQNPRSTETWNITTVRAGVALKFGQGTNIQESTDLVKDREVQFSVDSPKNVAGEQRMSEILPLRNYVFFNIGSTEIPSRYVLLNKNQVKDFKEDQLEVFAPKNLSDRSKRQMVVYYNVLNILGDRMQKNPSATITLVGSSEKGTEDGLAMSESIKTYLVNVFEINPSRISTKGQSKPAVPSEQPGATLELELLREGDRRVTIESNSSNLLMEFQSGPDAQLKPVVIMPLQEAPVESYVTINNKGAKDALSTYSIQMTDEQGKVQSFGPYTEDVVTIPGKSILGNRAEGDFTMKMVGQTKSGKVIEKETPVHVVLWKPATIEQGIRYSILYEFNKAKAITIYEKYLTDVVTPKIPVGGMVIIHGHTDIIGGEAYNLNLSAARANDVKTIIESALSKAGRNDVKFEVNGFGEDENKSPFENKTPEERFYNRTVVIDIIPVK